TCGGCTCGCGACATGGCGCTGCTTGGCAAAGCGGAAGCGGCGTTATTGGCCGCTGCGACTTGCGACTGTTGCGGACTTGAAGCGGCGGCCGCCGCGCTGCTGCGAGCGCTGGAAGTTTGCTGCGCCGTCGGAGCGACCGGTTGGTCCGACATCCGCTGGACCGCGAGCGCTTGTGCCGACGCCGAAAGGGTCGGTTCGGCTGACTGGCGCTCAAGCGGCGCACTGGACGCGGCAAGTTGCGGCTGTTGTTGAGAAGTGTCGCGGCGATTCATTTGGGCGGCGGTGGATGCGGCCGCTTCGATTTTGCTCTCTTGGCGAGATTGCGTCGCCGAGTTTTGCTGACGCGACATTTCTGCGACGGCGGCCGAGGTTTGCGGTTGCTGCGGATCGGACTGGCGCTGGACTTCGATCTGCTCCGGCTGCTGTTTTGGCGTTTCCATTTCGGCCGAATTGCGACTCAGCTTTGAAGGCATCTGCTGCAACGTCTCGGCGGGCGCTTGCTCTTGGCGAGCAACTTTGGTCGGCGTGTTGGGTGTCGCTTCACGCTCCATTTCCGGGTCGACAGTCGGTTGGTTTTCGCGGCTCGGCTGTTGCGGATCGATCTGACGCCTTTCGACCTCTTTTTGATCGGGCTTCGCTTCGTCGGCTTCGACCGGCTTTTCATAGTCTTGCTGCGTCTCGTTGGTCGAGTCCCATTGCGACGGATGGTAGTCAGGCAAAATCACCGGATCGCGCCGCGCCTGGCGACGCGTTGCGGCGACGTCCTCGCCTTGCGGAACGCTGACCAAGTCGAGCGCCACCATCCCGACAAACAGGCTCAAGTGCATGATCAAGCTGAGAATGATCGAAAGTTGAATGCCGCGGCGAATCGCTTGCTGTTCTGAAAACTTGACCAGCAAAAAACCGAGCACCAGCAATACCGGAGCCAGCGCCATGTAGAACTTGGCGTTGAAATACCACTGCGGGTGGTCCCAATCGAACAACGCCTGACTGACGGCGGCGAAGTAGCCGGCCAGCAGCGCAAGCGAACCGTAAACCGGCCAGCTGCGCTCTTCCCACGCACTCGGCTTGCCGCTATCTGGTTTTCGAGGTCGATTCGTTTCTGGCATGAAGTCAGTCAATGCGCTCAGGCGCGGACGTGGTTAACGAGTAGTTCGTCAAGTGAACCTTATTGCAGGCGTTCATCACGCTAACCGGAAACTCCAACCGGCATCGTCGGTCAGCGCGAATAATCACCGCGGCGTCCGGATTGTTGGCGGAGGTTTGCTGCAATATTTTCTCGACTTGCTCCAGCGAGACGAAATCGCCCTGCACGTGATACTTGCCGTCGGCGTCGATATTGATGATCAACTCGCGCGGCTGAGCGATCAACGGCTGCGCTTCGCTGGCGGCCGGCAGCGCTACTTCCAGCTTGTAGTCTTCTTCGTCAAACCGCGTCATCACCATAAAGAAGACGAGCAACAAGAACACAACGTCGATCAACGGAGTAATGTTCAACGCCAATAAGGCGGAGCTTTTTTTGACTTTTACCGCCATGGGCGAGCGACTACTGCATTTAGGTGGGGCGCAAAGGTTGGATTGGTCCGCGCAAAGGGATTGCTTTCGATTGTCGCAACCAACCGCAGAATGAGCAAGGTTTTGTGAAGAGCGATAGGCGAAAGTTATGAGCTTTCGCAAAAATATCGCCCCTTAGCGGTTATCCTGCGTACTTTGGTGCGCTGCGCGAATGAACTCCCCACGCGTTGTCGCTGCGGAGAGCTTCTTGCCGGTAACCCCATGTTGTGCCGCTAACTCTTGCCAGGCTTGACGCAATCGGCCGTCAAGCGGCTGATCCAACTCGACTGCATGTTGTGGGAACGCCGCAAAGTATTGTCCTCGCAAATGCGGCCCCCGCTTGCCGTACTGGTCAGATTTAATCTGGTGCAGGCCATGCAATCCTCCTAGCGATCCCCACCACTGCACCGCGGCGAAGTCGTCATGGTCGCGCGGGACATCGCTCACATAGAGAGTCGCCGCGCCGGTTGCATGCAAACGCTTGCGAATCGCCGCCGGATCAATCGATTGCACC
The nucleotide sequence above comes from Blastopirellula sp. J2-11. Encoded proteins:
- a CDS encoding ExbD/TolR family protein, with translation MAVKVKKSSALLALNITPLIDVVFLLLVFFMVMTRFDEEDYKLEVALPAASEAQPLIAQPRELIINIDADGKYHVQGDFVSLEQVEKILQQTSANNPDAAVIIRADRRCRLEFPVSVMNACNKVHLTNYSLTTSAPERID